Proteins found in one Populus alba chromosome 14, ASM523922v2, whole genome shotgun sequence genomic segment:
- the LOC118036705 gene encoding zinc finger protein ZAT10, whose protein sequence is MATEALNSPTTAPPSFQFEDLSLPCAGEPWVKRKRSKRPRLDHQPTEEEYLALCLIMLARGSTNLQFSTAGHQKSLTPSTVFTSSELKNSYKCSVCNKEFPSYQALGGHKASHRKLAGGGEDQTTSSTTTSVITATKTVSNGSGKAHECSICHKTFPTGQALGGHKRCHYEGIIGGGEKSGVTSTSESAGSTNTRTHSHNEFDLNVPALPEFSSFFSVSGEDEVMSPPPAAKKLRISMPPRIEVSQAL, encoded by the coding sequence ACTCTCCAACTACAGCCCCCCCATCGTTTCAATTTGAGGATTTAAGCCTCCCCTGCGCGGGAGAGCCATGGGTAAAGCGCAAGCGCTCTAAGCGTCCACGACTCGACCACCAGCCTACTGAAGAAGAATATCTCGCTCTCTGTCTTATCATGCTAGCTCGAGGCTCCACCAATCTCCAATTCTCCACCGCAGGCCACCAGAAGTCCCTCACCCCATCAACAGTATTCACATCTTCAGAGCTGAAAAATAGTTACAAGTGTTCCGTATGCAACAAGGAGTTTCCTTCATACCAAGCCCTAGGCGGACACAAGGCGAGTCACAGAAAACTCGCTGGAGGCGGCGAAGACCAAACTACTTCCAGTACAACTACTTCTGTCATAACAGCAACAAAAACCGTATCTAACGGAAGCGGTAAGGCTCACGAGTGCTCCATCTGCCACAAGACTTTTCCCACCGGACAGGCCTTGGGGGGTCACAAGAGGTGTCACTATGAAGGCATCATAGGAGGCGGCGAAAAGAGTGGTGTCACTTCAACTTCTGAAAGTGCTGGATCTACTAACACTCGCACTCATAGCCACAACGAATTTGACCTCAATGTTCCTGCCTTGCCAGAGTTCTCTTCATTTTTCTCTGTATCTGGTGAAGATGAAGTTATGAGCCCTCCACCGGCAGCGAAAAAGCTTCGTATTTCGATGCCACCCAGAATTGAAGTCTCCCAGGCTCTGTAG
- the LOC118036701 gene encoding LOB domain-containing protein 38, with protein sequence MSCNGCRVLRKGCSETCVLRSCLHWISTPEAQGNATLFLAKFFGRSDLISLISAVPESQRPVLFQSLLFEACGRTVNPVNGAVGLLWSGNWHVCQAAVESVLSGETLRPLPGILTGVSAPNCDESSDSFSAAAYAVHSMAWNQSKPFDKENNNQVVPDHHVNLCLARGRGGRDKRGRDAVSFYTGGESETTSFESSGADKKKLLNLFV encoded by the exons ATGAGCTGCAATGGTTGCCGAGTGCTGCGAAAGGGGTGCAGCGAGACATGCGTATTGAGGTCGTGCCTGCATTGGATCTCCACCCCTGAAGCCCAAGGTAACGCTACCCTGTTTCTAGCTAAGTTTTTTGGCCGCAGTGATCTCATCTCTCTCATCTCCGCCGTTCCCGAGTCCCAACGCCCTG ttTTGTTTCAATCGCTGTTATTTGAGGCGTGCGGGAGAACAGTGAATCCGGTGAACGGAGCGGTGGGGCTATTGTGGAGCGGTAACTGGCACGTGTGTCAGGCGGCTGTGGAGTCAGTGCTTTCCGGTGAAACCTTACGGCCGTTACCTGGAATTCTCACCGGAGTCTCAGCGCCGAATTGTGATGAATCATCTGACAGTTTCTCTGCGGCTGCGTACGCCGTGCATAGCATGGCGTGGAATCAATCAAAACCGTTTGATAAGGAGAATAATAATCAAGTGGTGCCTGATCATCATGTGAATCTGTGTCTCGCTAGAGGAAGAGGTGGAAGAGATAAGAGAGGAAGAGATGCGGTGTCGTTTTATACAGGAGGAGAATCGGAGACCACAAGCTTTGAAAGCAGTGGAGCTGATAAGAAAAAACTTTTGAACCTGTTtgtttga
- the LOC118036688 gene encoding QWRF motif-containing protein 2 isoform X2: MVTAVSPPINPKTRSTARTTQNLNPARPPLLPSDPDNALAPRRPKSREVSSRYLSSASASASASSTSTFNRCASPSISRRTAMMTPTPSAASAIKRSQSLERRRPATPRTNSLDSRIGNASCGGGGGGGEITNAQRMLITSTRRLSVSFQGESFSFQVSKAKPTSSPSAVRKGTPERRKATTPIPTRGADQAENSRTMEQRRWPGRLRQQNSMTRSMDCSDDGQKLAGSGVNLNVVRALQNSMVGGSSNNNNNIIRSSIESRLSSDSSAIESAKPLDVNGSAVHSEHRLASDTESASSGTTSESSSGNAVGVGGQGERGARGLIVPARFWKETNNRIRRQPEPGSPGSRNAGLKGPTPAKLVAPKKFGSDSPVSSPKGVVNSRGQLSPIRGGALRPASPSKFGTLSGASSSPMRGISPSRVRNAVGGVVSSNLSNVSTTFSILSFAADIRRGRIGENRIVEVHLLRILHNRMLQWRFVNARADYALSAQRLNVEMLYLEELALIDQDYSHSLSGAIEALQASTLRLPVVGGARADVQNLKDAICSAVDVMQAMASSICTLLSKVEEVDSLVVELEKASRKECNRLYQCKDLLSTIAALQVKECSLKSHILQLK; this comes from the exons ATGGTAACTGCAGTTTCACCACCGATAAACCCCAAAACGAGATCAACAGCAAGAACAACGCAAAACCTAAACCCTGCAAGACCTCCTTTATTACCATCAGACCCTGACAATGCTCTCGCTCCTCGCCGTCCCAAATCCCGGGAAGTCAGTTCTCGCTACTTGTCATCGGCATCGGCATCGGCATCGGCATCCTCTACTTCAACATTTAACAGGTGCGCATCACCGTCAATTTCACGACGAACGGCCATGATGACTCCAACTCCTTCCGCTGCTTCCGCAATCAAACGGTCACAGTCATTGGAGCGTAGGCGTCCGGCTACTCCGAGAACTAACTCTCTTGATTCGAGAATAGGAAATGCcagttgtggtggtggtggtggtggtggtgagatAACGAATGCTCAGAGAATGTTGATTACTTCAACGAGAAGATTATCGGTGTCGTTTCAAGGAGAGTCGTTTTCGTTTCAAGTGAGTAAAGCGAAGCCAACTTCGTCCCCCAGTGCTGTAAGAAAAGGAACACCGGAGAGGCGTAAAGCAACTACTCCAATACCTACCAGAGGAGCTGATCAGGCGGAGAATTCAAGGACTATGGAGCAACGTCGGTGGCCAGGGAGATTGAGGCAACAGAATTCCATGACTAGAAGCATGGATTGTTCTGATGATGGGCAGAAATTAGCTGGATCTGGAGTCAATTTGAATGTTGTTAGGGCATTGCAAAATTCAATGGTGGGcggcagcagcaacaacaacaacaatattattAGGTCTTCAATTGAAAGCAGATTGAGCTCTGACTCTAGTGCAATTGAATCCGCAAAGCCGTTGGATGTTAACGGATCTGCTGTGCATAGTGAGCATCGTTTGGCTTCTGATACTGAGAGTGCATCATCTGGTACTACTTCAGAGAGTAGTAGTGGAAATGCTGTTGGTGTCGGAGGACAAGGGGAGCGTGGAGCTCGTGGATTAATTGTGCCGGCAAGGTTTTGGAAAGAGACTAATAATAGAATCAGGCGGCAACCAGAGCCTGGGTCACCAGGTTCTCGGAATGCTGGGTTAAAAGGACCTACACCTGCTAAACTTGTTGCACCAAAGAAGTTTGGAAGTGATAGTCCAGTATCTTCTCCAAAAGGAGTTGTTAATAGTCGGGGACAGCTGTCTCCTATACGTGGAGGAGCGTTACGGCCTGCATCACCTAGTAAGTTTGGGACATTATCAGGAGCTTCGTCGTCTCCTATGAGGGGAATCAGTCCTTCGAGAGTGAGGAATGCTGTGGGAGGTGTTGTCAGTAGTAATTTGAGCAATGTGAGTActactttttcaattttgagcTTTGCGGCTGATATTAGGAGAGGGAGGATTGGGGAGAATCGGATTGTGGAGGTGCATTTGTTAAGGATTTTGCATAATCGGATGTTGCAATGGCGTTTTGTCAATGCCAGAGCTGATTACGCTTTGTCAGCCCAGAGGTTGAATGTAGAG ATGCTATATTTAGAAGAACTGGCATTGATAGACCAGGATTACTCCCATTCTTTATCGGGAGCCATTGAAGCTTTGCAGGCTAGCACACTCCGTCTGCCTGTTGTTGGTGGGGCAAGG GCAGACGTCCAGAACCTGAAGGATGCTATATGTTCAGCGGTTGATGTGATGCAGGCAATGGCATCCTCAATTTGCACGCTGTTATCCAAG GTTGAGGAAGTAGACTCTTTGGTGGTGGAACTTGAAAAGGCAAGTCGGAAGGAGTGTAATAGGCTTTATCAGTGCAAGGATCTACTGTCAACCATTGCAGCCTTGCAG GTAAAAGAATGTAGCCTGAAAAGTCATATTTTACAGCTAAAATGA
- the LOC118036688 gene encoding QWRF motif-containing protein 2 isoform X1: MVTAVSPPINPKTRSTARTTQNLNPARPPLLPSDPDNALAPRRPKSREVSSRYLSSASASASASSTSTFNRCASPSISRRTAMMTPTPSAASAIKRSQSLERRRPATPRTNSLDSRIGNASCGGGGGGGEITNAQRMLITSTRRLSVSFQGESFSFQVSKAKPTSSPSAVRKGTPERRKATTPIPTRGADQAENSRTMEQRRWPGRLRQQNSMTRSMDCSDDGQKLAGSGVNLNVVRALQNSMVGGSSNNNNNIIRSSIESRLSSDSSAIESAKPLDVNGSAVHSEHRLASDTESASSGTTSESSSGNAVGVGGQGERGARGLIVPARFWKETNNRIRRQPEPGSPGSRNAGLKGPTPAKLVAPKKFGSDSPVSSPKGVVNSRGQLSPIRGGALRPASPSKFGTLSGASSSPMRGISPSRVRNAVGGVVSSNLSNVSTTFSILSFAADIRRGRIGENRIVEVHLLRILHNRMLQWRFVNARADYALSAQRLNVEKSLYNARVTTSKLYESVRAKRTELQWLRHNLKLISIVKGQMLYLEELALIDQDYSHSLSGAIEALQASTLRLPVVGGARADVQNLKDAICSAVDVMQAMASSICTLLSKVEEVDSLVVELEKASRKECNRLYQCKDLLSTIAALQVKECSLKSHILQLK; this comes from the exons ATGGTAACTGCAGTTTCACCACCGATAAACCCCAAAACGAGATCAACAGCAAGAACAACGCAAAACCTAAACCCTGCAAGACCTCCTTTATTACCATCAGACCCTGACAATGCTCTCGCTCCTCGCCGTCCCAAATCCCGGGAAGTCAGTTCTCGCTACTTGTCATCGGCATCGGCATCGGCATCGGCATCCTCTACTTCAACATTTAACAGGTGCGCATCACCGTCAATTTCACGACGAACGGCCATGATGACTCCAACTCCTTCCGCTGCTTCCGCAATCAAACGGTCACAGTCATTGGAGCGTAGGCGTCCGGCTACTCCGAGAACTAACTCTCTTGATTCGAGAATAGGAAATGCcagttgtggtggtggtggtggtggtggtgagatAACGAATGCTCAGAGAATGTTGATTACTTCAACGAGAAGATTATCGGTGTCGTTTCAAGGAGAGTCGTTTTCGTTTCAAGTGAGTAAAGCGAAGCCAACTTCGTCCCCCAGTGCTGTAAGAAAAGGAACACCGGAGAGGCGTAAAGCAACTACTCCAATACCTACCAGAGGAGCTGATCAGGCGGAGAATTCAAGGACTATGGAGCAACGTCGGTGGCCAGGGAGATTGAGGCAACAGAATTCCATGACTAGAAGCATGGATTGTTCTGATGATGGGCAGAAATTAGCTGGATCTGGAGTCAATTTGAATGTTGTTAGGGCATTGCAAAATTCAATGGTGGGcggcagcagcaacaacaacaacaatattattAGGTCTTCAATTGAAAGCAGATTGAGCTCTGACTCTAGTGCAATTGAATCCGCAAAGCCGTTGGATGTTAACGGATCTGCTGTGCATAGTGAGCATCGTTTGGCTTCTGATACTGAGAGTGCATCATCTGGTACTACTTCAGAGAGTAGTAGTGGAAATGCTGTTGGTGTCGGAGGACAAGGGGAGCGTGGAGCTCGTGGATTAATTGTGCCGGCAAGGTTTTGGAAAGAGACTAATAATAGAATCAGGCGGCAACCAGAGCCTGGGTCACCAGGTTCTCGGAATGCTGGGTTAAAAGGACCTACACCTGCTAAACTTGTTGCACCAAAGAAGTTTGGAAGTGATAGTCCAGTATCTTCTCCAAAAGGAGTTGTTAATAGTCGGGGACAGCTGTCTCCTATACGTGGAGGAGCGTTACGGCCTGCATCACCTAGTAAGTTTGGGACATTATCAGGAGCTTCGTCGTCTCCTATGAGGGGAATCAGTCCTTCGAGAGTGAGGAATGCTGTGGGAGGTGTTGTCAGTAGTAATTTGAGCAATGTGAGTActactttttcaattttgagcTTTGCGGCTGATATTAGGAGAGGGAGGATTGGGGAGAATCGGATTGTGGAGGTGCATTTGTTAAGGATTTTGCATAATCGGATGTTGCAATGGCGTTTTGTCAATGCCAGAGCTGATTACGCTTTGTCAGCCCAGAGGTTGAATGTAGAG AAAAGCCTGTATAATGCACGTGTAACAACATCAAAACTGTATGAATCTGTTAGAGCAAAAAGAACAGAGTTACAGTGGCTAAGACATAATTTGAAGTTGATTTCCATCGTCAAGGGGCAA ATGCTATATTTAGAAGAACTGGCATTGATAGACCAGGATTACTCCCATTCTTTATCGGGAGCCATTGAAGCTTTGCAGGCTAGCACACTCCGTCTGCCTGTTGTTGGTGGGGCAAGG GCAGACGTCCAGAACCTGAAGGATGCTATATGTTCAGCGGTTGATGTGATGCAGGCAATGGCATCCTCAATTTGCACGCTGTTATCCAAG GTTGAGGAAGTAGACTCTTTGGTGGTGGAACTTGAAAAGGCAAGTCGGAAGGAGTGTAATAGGCTTTATCAGTGCAAGGATCTACTGTCAACCATTGCAGCCTTGCAG GTAAAAGAATGTAGCCTGAAAAGTCATATTTTACAGCTAAAATGA